The following proteins come from a genomic window of Anopheles ziemanni chromosome 3, idAnoZiCoDA_A2_x.2, whole genome shotgun sequence:
- the LOC131289853 gene encoding 3-phosphoinositide-dependent protein kinase 1: MENNRPQPSSGHRLNANDFYFGKMLGEGSFSCVYLAKEVRTSKKYAIKVCEKKLIIRENKQEYVKREREVLNRLTGKPGFLGLYCTFQDRTKLYYVMTYACNGTLLSLLSRPSFNLDCARFYAAEMLLALETMHNMRILHRDIKPENILLDQHMHVLIADFGSSKLDYQEEEELKDAPPPSPKMSTARKHAQQVLGKAYREDEDDDTDDTEDVHPVARGNKRRSFVGTAQYVSPEILTGTPSSPASDLWSYGCTIYQMVCGVPPFRAASEYLIFQKILNRQVTYGEGFDPCAKALITRLLQIEQSQRLGARDNPRYTSIREHPFYKGIDFETLRSSPAPIAPTEETVLNGDAGANYFPEGMKPGLDDRQITRLLDFKLADLEVSDEGRTGDGDIDAGELYQGGVTRSVTGTRSGSSSMKLVTKSLTDGSTSTPSFDGSKNDPGPLSVWEPFTDGETILKYGYVSKRKGLFPRRRMFLLTTGPRLIYIDPVNMVKKGEIPWTATLSVEAKNFKTFYVHTPNRTYYLEDPEGFALKWCDSINEAHRKAFLNSVNDTGGAPNV; encoded by the exons ATGGAAAACAATCGCCCGCAACCGAGTAGTGGCCATCGCCTAAATGCGAATGATTTTTACTTCGGGAAGATGCTCGGCGAAGGTAGCTTTAGTTGTGTCTATCTGGCCAAGGAGGTGCGAACGTCGAAGAAATATGCTA TAAAAGTTTGCGAGAAAAAGTTAATCATTCGCGAGAACAAACAGGAATATGTTAAACGAGAGCGCGAGGTATTGAACCGGCTGACGGGAAAACCAGGCTTCCTAGGGCTGTACTGCACGTTTCAGGACCGCACCAAACTGTACTACGTGATGACGTATGCCTGCAATGGAACGCTGCTATCACTGCTGTCCCGACCATCGTTCAACCTTGATTGCGCCCGGTTCTATGCCGCCGAAATGTTGCTGGCACTCGAAACGATGCACAACATGCGCATCCTGCACCGAGACATCAAGCCAGAGAACATTTTGCTCGATCAGCACATGCACGTGCTGATAGCGGACTTTGGCTCGTCGAAACTCGACTATCAGGAGGAGGAAGAGCTAAAAGATGCCCCTCCCCCTTCGCCAAAAATGTCCACCGCCCGAAAACACGCTCAGCAAGTGCTGGGGAAGGCGTACCGCgaagacgaagacgacgatACGGACGACACGGAGGATGTGCATCCGGTGGCCCGCGGCAACAAACGGCGCAGCTTCGTCGGCACGGCCCAGTACGTGTCGCCCGAGATCCTTACCGGCACCCCGTCATCTCCCGCGTCCGACCTGTGGTCATACGGGTGCACGATCTATCAGATGGTGTGCGGAGTGCCACCGTTTCGGGCCGCCTCCGAGTACCTCATCTTTCAAAAGATCCTCAACCGCCAGGTGACGTACGGCGAGGGATTCGATCCGTGCGCGAAAGCGTTGATTACGCGCCTGCTACAAATCGAACAGTCCCAACGGCTAGGGGCACGTGATAATCCTCGCTACACCTCGATACGGGAGCACCCGTTCTACAAGGGTATCGATTTCGAGACGCTACGCAGCAGTCCGGCCCCGATAGCGCCCACGGAGGAAACAGTATTAAACGGGGACGCCGGGGCCAACTACTTCCCGGAGGGCATGAAGCCCGGGCTGGACGATAGACAGATAACGCGCCTGCTCGACTTTAAGCTCGCCGATCTGGAGGTTTCGGACGAAGGGCGCACCGGCGACGGAGACATCGATGCGGGCGAGCTCTACCAGGGTGGCGTTACACGTAGCGTCACGGGCACGCGGTCCGGCTCGTCCTCGATGAAGCTCGTCACCAAATCGCTCACGGACGGGTCGACGTCGACGCCTTCGTTCGATGGCAGCAAAAACGATCCCGGCCCGCTGAGCGTATGGGAACCGTTCACCGATGGCGAAACGATCCTCAAGTACGGCTACGTTAGCAAGCGCAAGGGATTGTTCCCCCGACGACGCATGTTCCTGCTCACCACCGGTCCCAGACTGATCTACATCGATCCGGTGAACATGGTCAAAAAGGGCGAAATTCCCTGGACGGCGACGCTGTCCGTCGAGGCGAAAAACTTCAAAACGTTCTACGTGCACACG CCGAACCGTACCTACTATCTTGAGGATCCGGAAGGTTTTGCACTCAAGTGGTGCGATAGCATTAATGAAGCTCACCGTAAGGCTTTCCTCAACAGTGTAAACGACACTGGTGGTGCCCCAAACGTATGa
- the LOC131284140 gene encoding insulin-like growth factor-binding protein complex acid labile subunit has product MVPQTFSILRVITLAQLLLLAIDDTAAGEQSYALLDCPPECLCDRNQAEVSAGSNGATKSQQHYYPADGQPTADFDDPAGEDYSVHALCMIGRGAGFEAIEDLLSLDTSVLKIVYTSQTERFQLNASNLARFGQLRELHVQSLQPQLLRFEIDTTLPVERLHLEAVDLVRTKPPLILDRSAPSASDLGLSKQRTTDGDVQGNNEANIYHVVGEEMEIVMDDGADGGEQLTETFEVEIVPYEVYKRELASTSNVSFFGWNNLTALSIHDCQLESLHPDFLYGLAHLVRLSLQHNNIKVLPPFAFYGAPNMRLLSLADNRLLEVSYYSLAGLLELRVLDLSGNNISKVSELTFPPFPKLTKLDLRQNPIEYVFDSSFAIANMTRSLFIGSETVGLQIRTPKPFQGLTQLELLEVRNLRVDALNQYLFRGLRAVRTLRLIQGNIPFVEYDSFAEMKNLTELYASRCGIGAVSMDAFFGVKRLRTIDLSYNLLAELPVGLFDEQLQLLELYLQGNRLTKLPTEFFRRLAPAVQVVRLIENPWLCSCTMVEWRQAATNRLKVASTGSYVYSSKLTPRCSDPAQGIYNRTVYYVIRKNLPCNSHKTFQPTRRITELNHQKQETLIRRRLITAAKTIPPAALRPIVVQQTSFENPIPRHSLLYEQKRRRLQQKLHHSQRYAAPAPPGQRTLSNDIEY; this is encoded by the exons ATGGTGCCACAGACGTTTTCGATACTAAGGGTCATTACCCTGGCCCAGTTATTACTTTTG GCCATAGATGATACCGCAGCTGGCGAACAATCTTACGCACTGCTGGACTGTCCACCGGAGTGTTTGTGTGATCGGAACCAAGCGGAAGTGTCGGCTGGGTCAAACGGAGCAACGAAATCACAGCAGCAT TACTACCCCGCCGACGGCCAACCAACGGCCGATTTCGACGATCCAGCCGGTGAAGACTATTCCGTCCACGCCCTGTGCATGATTGGGCGCGGGGCAGGCTTCGAGGCGATTGAGGACCTACTGTCGCTGGACACTTCGGTGCTAAAGATCGTGTATACCTCGCAAACGGAACGTTTCCAGT TGAACGCCTCAAACTTGGCCCGGTTTGGGCAGCTACGTGAACTCCACGTACAATCACTTCAACCGCAACTGCTTCGATTCGAAATCGACACCACATTGCCCGTTGAACGGCTCCATCTCGAAGCGGTCGATCTGGTGCGCACTAAGCCCCCGCTAATACTCGACCGTTCTGCACCAAGCGCCTCCGATCTGGGACTTTCCAAGCAGCGCACCACGGACGGTGACGTACAGGGGAACAATGAGGCAAACATCTACCATGTCGTTGGAGAAGAGATGGAGATCGTGATGGACGATGGCGCAGATGGAGGCGAGCAACTCACCGAAACGTTCGAGGTCGAGATCGTGCCGTACGAGGTGTACAAGCGGGAACTGGCCAGCACTAGCAACGTGTCGTTCTTCGGCTGGAACAACCTAACGGCGCTCTCCATCCACGATTGCCAGCTGGAATCGTTGCATCCCGACTTCCTGTACGGCCTGGCGCACCTCGTGCGCCTCTCGCTGCAGCACAATAACATCAAGGTGCTCCCGCCGTTCGCGTTCTACGGTGCACCGAATATGCGGTTGCTATCCCTGGCCGACAATCGCCTGCTGGAGGTTAGCTACTACTCGTTGGCCGGGCTGCTCGAGCTGCGAGTCCTGGACCTGTCCGGTAACAACATTTCCAAAGTGTCCGAGCTCACGTTTCCACCGTTCCCGAAGCTGACCAAACTCGACCTGCGTCAGAATCCGATCGAGTACGTGTTTGATAGTTCGTTCGCGATCGCCAACATGACCCGCTCGCTGTTCATCGGCAGTGAGACGGTCGGGCTGCAGATTCGTACTCCCAAGCCCTTCCAGGGACTGACGCAGCTCGAGCTGCTTGAGGTGCGCAACCTTCGGGTGGACGCCTTAAACCAGTACCTATTCCGCGGGCTCCGGGCGGTACGTACCCTCCGACTAATCCAGGGAAACATCCCCTTCGTCGAGTACGATAGTTTCGCTGAAATGAAGAACCTGACCGAGCTGTACGCGTCCCGCTGCGGCATCGGCGCTGTCTCTATGGACGCGTTCTTCGGAGTGAAGCGACTGCGGACGATCGACCTGTCGTACAATTTGCTCGCCGAGCTACCGGTCGGTCTGTTCGACGAGCAACTGCAGCTGCTGGAGCTGTACCTGCAGGGCAACCGGTTGACTAAATTGCCGACCGAGTTCTTCCGTCGGCTAGCCCCGGCCGTGCAGGTAGTACGATTGATCGAGAATCCGTGGCTGTGCAGCTGCACCATGGTCGAGTGGCGTCAGGCAGCCACTAATCGCCTCAAGGTGGCCTCCACCGGTTCCTACGTGTACAGTAGCAAGTTGACACCGCGATGCAGCGATCCAGCACAGGGCATCTACAACCGCACCGTGTACTACGTGATCCGCAAGAACCTTCCCTGTAACAGCCACAAAACGTTCCAGCCAACCCGTCGGATCACCGAGCTTAACCATCAGAAGCAGGAAACGCTCATCCGAAGACGGCTCATTACAGCCGCTAAAACAATCCCCCCGGCGGCACTGCGCCCGATTGTGGTGCAGCAGACAAGTTTCGAGAATCCAATTCCACGGCAT TCGCTCCTATACGAGCAGAAGCGTCGAAGGCTACAGCAAAAGTTGCATCACAGCCAACGTTATGCGGCGCCTGCTCCGCCCGGGCAGCGTACCCTTAGCAACGATATCGAATACTAA